The proteins below are encoded in one region of Rana temporaria chromosome 2, aRanTem1.1, whole genome shotgun sequence:
- the MDFI gene encoding myoD family inhibitor: MSLETYFPPEHTCTARMESESSCVEEEAVIKQDKIKASINGIPQMSENSEPLLNIGISPIVPPVTQAPKSSNSHPYSGDNVPKNNSQKKKSSQSHLEKQCSQTSKDGAEPPFLPPGAQEDCCVHCTLALLFCQFLSLCNILMDLLTCGSCSPDSAGICCSCCSIGGCPDCADSCSTDCGIVDACCESADCLEICMECCGLCFSS; this comes from the exons aatccagCTGTGTGGAAGAGGAGGCAGTAATAAAGCAGGATAAAATAAAGGCATCAATAAATGGCATAccacaaatgtcagaaaataGTGAACCTTTACTAAATATAG GTATTTCTCCTATAGTTCCTCCTGTGACACAAGCTCCAAAAAGTAGCAACAGTCATCCTTATTCAGGGGATAATGTTCCCAAGAACAATTCTCAGAAAAAAAAGTCTTCTCAGTCACATCTAGAGAAACAGTGCAGTCAAACAAGTAAAGATGGAGCTGAGCCACCTTTCCTCCCACCTGGCGCACAAGAGG ATTGCTGTGTACACTGTACCCTGGCTCTGCTGTTCTGTCAGTTTCTTTCCCTGTGTAATATTCTTATGGATCTTCTAACATGTGGTTCATGTTCGCCTGACTCTGCTGGCATATGCTGCTCATGCTGTTCCATTGGTGGATGTCCTGATTGTGCAGACTCATGTAGCACTGACTGTGGCATTGTAGATGCCTGCTGTGAATCAGCTGACTGCCTTGAAATCTGCATGGAATGTTGTGGTCTATGTTTCTCCTCCTAA